A genome region from Marinobacter panjinensis includes the following:
- a CDS encoding transporter substrate-binding domain-containing protein, with amino-acid sequence MKSAFYALMLVLLLVGISQVQAQQSRSLIPDRTLDIVQDSGYLNVGMYKDFPPYSYEVNGEVRGVDADLGRRIAEGLGVEFRPYWIIPDESLGDDLRNHIWKGHYLAKTRIADIMMRVPYDSTFKYMRDSTGEMINEQVVFFGPYQQERWQIAFDKSRLDGVETVAVFQYHPIGVEIDTLPATYLTSAFGGRLRNQVHHYGNVGEAFQAMEQEEVAGVMGMRAEIEHQLAAHTGNGFTKAGNGFPGMTKQVWDLGLAVRHTHRALGYAIAAIVDGMVRSGEMAELYANHGLSYSRPGYYDEILGPDKNGE; translated from the coding sequence ATGAAGTCAGCATTTTACGCCTTGATGCTGGTACTGCTGCTTGTGGGCATCAGCCAGGTACAGGCTCAGCAATCCCGCAGCCTGATTCCGGACCGAACGCTGGATATTGTTCAGGATTCCGGCTATCTGAATGTTGGCATGTACAAGGATTTTCCGCCTTATTCCTACGAAGTGAATGGCGAGGTTCGTGGTGTGGACGCGGACCTGGGCCGCCGCATTGCAGAGGGGCTGGGCGTGGAATTTCGTCCCTACTGGATTATCCCGGATGAAAGCCTGGGTGACGACCTGCGCAACCATATCTGGAAAGGGCACTATCTGGCGAAAACCCGCATAGCGGACATCATGATGCGGGTGCCTTACGACAGCACCTTCAAGTACATGAGGGACTCCACCGGTGAAATGATCAACGAGCAGGTGGTTTTCTTCGGCCCCTACCAGCAGGAGCGCTGGCAGATTGCCTTTGACAAGAGCCGACTGGACGGCGTTGAAACGGTTGCGGTGTTTCAGTATCACCCGATCGGTGTGGAGATCGACACGCTTCCTGCCACCTATCTGACGTCCGCCTTTGGTGGGCGGCTGAGGAATCAGGTGCATCATTACGGGAACGTCGGAGAGGCATTCCAGGCTATGGAGCAGGAAGAGGTTGCCGGCGTGATGGGTATGCGGGCGGAAATAGAGCACCAACTGGCGGCCCATACCGGCAATGGTTTTACCAAAGCCGGGAACGGCTTCCCCGGGATGACCAAGCAGGTGTGGGACTTGGGCCTGGCGGTTCGCCACACACATCGGGCCCTCGGATACGCCATCGCAGCGATTGTTGATGGCATGGTCAGATCCGGAGAAATGGCAGAGCTCTACGCCAACCACGGACTCTCTTACAGCCGCCCGGGCTATTACGACGAGATTCTCGGCCCCGATAAAAATGGGGAATAA